In the genome of Podospora pseudocomata strain CBS 415.72m chromosome 2 map unlocalized CBS415.72m_2.2, whole genome shotgun sequence, one region contains:
- a CDS encoding uncharacterized protein (EggNog:ENOG503P3BD): MDDSRGQRRQNDPPTYSRQHHPALQAQAGQDRRSFTGTQRDSRFQTTSLSSSPAGSSRGMGGSAGYGAYYQDSTTTSFPATAMTQGALGYHHSAADYGQPDSRQTQSFAGTYNPSMMYNVQQATGGQSAGVYDASQQFSSRQAAGLPMMTDVTAPYFSSEPTNTTSALQAQAQTSSTPQVYQQPGLHGYSTSSMAAIGGITTQTTPAAEVRMEEEYPATGGLDDAYAQYQSALKGIFKDIRNGALATAGESLLQVSTWLLGHVVELGLTSDDQNLHGERIKLWNDFNYAWLGMFQRQKEMMESGQQLQRSQSLVPQEELEKMAKELIKYCDNIERHGLVDYQYGVWEEQIIEILGECVDLYESANASGSSGGEGSSSSRRR; encoded by the exons ATGGATGACTCTCGAGGCCAGAGGAGGCAGAATGATCCGCCCACCTACAGCCGGCAACATCACCCCGCGCTGCAGGCGCAGGCAGGACAGGATCGGAGGTCATTTACGGGTACACAGAGGGATAGCAGGTTCCAGACGACATCACTGAGTTCTTCGCCCGCCGGATCTTCCCGCGGAATGGGTGGTTCAGCCGGATACGGCGCTTACTACCAGGACTCAACAACGACCTCGTTCCCCGCGACGGCCATGACACAGGGCGCGCTGGGCTATCATCACTCTGCCGCTGACTACGGGCAGCCAGACTCACGGCAAACACAGAGCTTTGCCGGCACGTACAATCCATCCATGATGTACAACGTCCAGCAGGCAACAGGGGGGCAGAGTGCCGGCGTGTACGATGCGAGTCAACAGTTTTCCTCGCGGCAAGCCGCAGGTCTTCCAATGATGACGGATGTCACGGCCCCCTACTTCTCAAGCGAGCCAACCAATACCACATCCGCCCTCCAAGCCCAGGCGCAGACGTCAAGCACGCCACAGGTATATCAGCAGCCGGGCTTGCATGGCTattccaccagcagcatGGCAGCCATTGGAGGAATCACTACGCAGACCACTCCTGCTGCGGAAGTCAGGATGGAGGAAGAATATCCCGCCACAGGAGGGCTGGACGATGCATATGCGCAATACCAATCAGCGCTCAAGGGAATTTTCAAGGACATCCGAAATGGTGCTCTAGCCACTGCCGGAGAATCCCTTCTTCAGGTCTCGACTTGGCTTTTGGGACACGTTGTTGAACTAG GCCTCACGTCTGACGATCAGAATCTCCATGGCGAACGTATCAAGCTGTGGAACGACTTCAACTATGCCTGGCTCGGCATGTTCCAGCGCCAGAAAGAAATGATGGAATCCGGACAGCAATTACAGCGCTCCCAAAGCCTAGTGCCGCAAGAAGAGCTGGAAAAGATGGCCAAGGAGCTGATCAAGTATTGCGACAACATCGAGCGACATGGTCTGGTAGACTATCAGTACGGAGTATGGGAAGAGCAAATTATCGAAA TCCTTGGAGAGTGCGTCGATCTTTACGAGTCGGCCAACGCCTCTGGCAGCAGCGGAGGCGAGGGATCCTCCAGCTCACGTCGGCGATGA